Proteins co-encoded in one Nicotiana sylvestris chromosome 7, ASM39365v2, whole genome shotgun sequence genomic window:
- the LOC138873896 gene encoding uncharacterized protein, protein MDESLLVAEVKEKQFNDPLLAQLKEGIHKHKTTTFSLVMDDGTLRYQSYLCVPNIDGLRERIIAEAHTSRYSVHLGSTKIYHDIKEVYWWNNMKKDVADIVSRCPNCSWDDHLPLIEFAYNNSFHASIQITPFEALYGRRYRSPIGLFKVVEVELIGPDLVHQAMEKVKMIKEMLKTAQSHQKSYSDVLRRDLEFKEDDWIFF, encoded by the exons ATGGATGAATCATTGCTTGTGGCGGAGGTGAAGGAAAAACAATTCAACGACCCgttgttagcacaactgaaagaggggattcataaacacaagaccacaactTTTTCTCTTGtcatggatgatggtaccctacggtaccaaaGCTACCTATGTGTTCCGAATATcgacggtcttcgggaaaggatcatagcagaagctcacacttctaggtattccgtaCACCTAGGTTCTACAAAAATatatcatgatatcaaagaagtttattggtggaataacatgaaaaaGGATGTGGCAGACATTGTGTCTAGATGTCCGAACT gtagctgggatgaccatttgccactcatagaatttgcttataacaatagcttccatgctagtatccaaatTACACCAttcgaggcattgtatggtaggagatataggtctcccattgggttgTTCAAGGTTGTAGAAGTGGAATTGATAGGGCCAGACCttgtgcatcaggccatggagaaagtcaaaatGATTAAGGAGatgttgaaaactgctcagagtcaccAAAAGTCATATTCGGACGTTCttcgcagagatttggagttcaaagaagatgattggatATTTTTttaa